One part of the Bacillus sp. FJAT-27916 genome encodes these proteins:
- a CDS encoding dihydroorotate dehydrogenase electron transfer subunit, with protein sequence MGQQQMTVISQTLLAPNIYELTMEGTLVSSMTMPGQFVHIKVSDSYDPLLRRPISICQIDQESSRFTVVYRAEGKGTKRLAEKKAGEKVDVLGPLGNGFSPEEVEPGGKALLIGGGIGIPPLLQLSRELGANGVKVTHILGLRTAVDVFYEETFKELGDTVITTEDGSKGIKGFVTSVDLLEEYDAIYTCGPTPMLKAVMQKYAGKKVFISLEERMGCGIGACFACVCKTPDGGYKKICSDGPVFRSEEVLI encoded by the coding sequence ATTGGGCAGCAGCAGATGACGGTCATCAGCCAGACCTTACTTGCTCCGAATATTTATGAATTGACGATGGAGGGGACACTTGTCTCCTCCATGACAATGCCCGGACAATTCGTCCATATTAAAGTATCCGACTCATATGACCCATTGTTGAGAAGACCTATCAGCATTTGCCAGATTGATCAAGAATCATCCCGGTTCACGGTTGTATACCGGGCGGAAGGAAAAGGAACAAAGCGCTTAGCTGAGAAGAAAGCCGGTGAGAAAGTGGATGTACTCGGGCCGCTTGGTAATGGTTTTTCACCGGAAGAGGTGGAGCCGGGAGGCAAGGCTTTATTAATCGGCGGAGGCATTGGAATTCCTCCCCTCCTCCAGCTTTCAAGAGAGCTGGGTGCGAATGGAGTCAAGGTAACCCATATACTTGGTCTCCGCACGGCTGTGGATGTTTTTTATGAAGAAACGTTCAAGGAGCTGGGTGATACGGTTATTACGACGGAGGATGGATCGAAAGGAATTAAGGGTTTTGTGACAAGTGTAGACCTATTGGAAGAATATGATGCGATTTATACATGCGGCCCAACTCCCATGCTAAAAGCGGTTATGCAAAAGTATGCAGGGAAAAAGGTATTCATTTCTCTAGAGGAGCGCATGGGCTGCGGAATTGGCGCATGCTTTGCCTGTGTGTGCAAGACACCTGATGGTGGATATAAGAAGATTTGCAGTGATGGACCTGTATTCCGTTCAGAGGAGGTATTGATTTAA
- a CDS encoding dihydroorotate dehydrogenase, with protein MTSPLTIELPGLKLKNPIMPASGCFGFGREFANLYDLSKLGAIMIKSTTLEPRFGNPTPRVAETNAGMLNAIGLQNPGLQKVMDEELPWLQSFDVPIIANVAGTAMEDYVETAKEISQAPNVHALELNISCPNVKCGGIQFGTDPETAKELTKAVKGVSDVPVYVKLSPNVSDIVSIAKAVEDGGADGLTMINTLVGMRIDLKTAKPVLANKTGGLSGPAIKPVAIRMIHDVSQNVSIPIIGMGGISTAEDVVEFFLAGASAVAVGTANFVNPFVCPEIIDALPELVEELGYEHISECTGRSWKRHEQYTGYRA; from the coding sequence ATGACAAGCCCATTAACGATTGAACTGCCCGGACTGAAGTTGAAGAACCCAATCATGCCGGCGTCTGGATGCTTTGGATTTGGCCGGGAATTCGCAAATCTTTATGATTTGAGCAAGCTCGGTGCCATCATGATTAAATCAACCACCCTCGAACCGCGCTTTGGAAACCCGACTCCTCGTGTAGCGGAAACCAATGCCGGCATGCTGAACGCAATTGGGCTGCAGAATCCAGGATTGCAAAAGGTGATGGATGAGGAGCTGCCATGGCTTCAATCATTTGATGTCCCCATCATTGCCAATGTAGCCGGTACGGCCATGGAGGATTATGTGGAGACCGCAAAGGAGATCAGCCAAGCGCCCAACGTACATGCACTCGAACTCAATATTTCCTGTCCGAATGTGAAATGCGGCGGCATTCAATTTGGAACAGATCCAGAGACTGCAAAGGAATTGACGAAAGCGGTCAAAGGGGTATCAGACGTACCTGTCTATGTGAAATTATCACCGAATGTCAGTGACATCGTATCGATTGCGAAGGCGGTTGAGGACGGGGGAGCGGATGGTTTGACAATGATTAATACATTGGTCGGCATGCGCATTGATTTAAAGACAGCGAAACCGGTGTTAGCGAATAAGACAGGTGGGTTGTCCGGCCCAGCCATTAAGCCTGTGGCTATCCGCATGATTCATGATGTTTCACAGAATGTATCCATCCCAATCATCGGAATGGGCGGAATCTCGACCGCAGAGGATGTCGTGGAATTCTTCCTCGCAGGAGCAAGTGCTGTAGCGGTTGGGACAGCAAACTTCGTCAACCCATTTGTCTGCCCGGAAATCATTGACGCTTTGCCTGAATTAGTAGAAGAACTCGGGTATGAGCATATATCAGAATGCACGGGAAGGAGCTGGAAGCGGCATGAACAATACACCGGTTATCGCGCTTGA